Proteins co-encoded in one Arachis hypogaea cultivar Tifrunner chromosome 13, arahy.Tifrunner.gnm2.J5K5, whole genome shotgun sequence genomic window:
- the LOC112738191 gene encoding DNA-directed RNA polymerase III subunit 2 has translation MVLNQEELQQLPDDNSQNSAMGNQLPNCPINNAGTINKQLLTAPIKSATDKFQLLPEFLKIRGLVKQHLDSYNYFIETEMQKILDANNIIRMTKFPHIYIRFLKIRIGKPSVSVDTAVENITPQTCRLTDQTYAAPINVDIEYVTSHDAADKRRKNNFCIGRMPIMLRSHSCVLHGKDEAELARLGECPLDPGGYFVIKGTEKVILIQEQLSKNRIILDTDKKGNINASVTASTDKIKTKTVIVMENEKMWVQLNVFPKKVPLMVVMKGMGMESDQEVIQMIGRDPRYSLLLMPSIEECSKNGVYTQQQALEYLDSKAKSSTYSNNPSEKEGRAFRILTDVFLAHVPVHQNNFRAKCIYAAVMMRRMMDAILNKDAMDDKDYVGNKRLELSGQIISLLFEDLFKTMILEVRTHIDKLLEKADKAKHFDITNCLQGKPTITNGLERTLSTGNFDIKRFKMKRKGMTQVLQRLSFISALGQMTRVSPQFEKSRKVSGPRALQPSQWGMLCPCDTPEGEACGLVKNLALMTHVTTDEKEAPLISLCYSLGVEDMEQLSGEELHAPDSFLVIFNGLILGKHRRPQHFATAMRKLRRAGKMGEFVSIYVNEKQHCVYIASDGGRVCRPLVIADKGISRVKDDHMEELKDGMRTFDDFLRDGLIEYLDVNEENNALIALYEGDATPDTTHIEIEPFTILGVCAGLIPYPHHNQSPRNTYQCAMGKQAMGNIAYNQLCRMDTLLYLLVYPQRPLLTTKSIELVGYDKLGAGQNATVAVMSYSGYDIEDAIVMNKSSLDRGFGRCIVMKKYTVICQKYANGTSDRILRPNRADSSSRQQILDDDGLAAPGEIIKPNDIYVNRQSPIDTRSNIIGSAANLPDSKYRSSAQSFKGHGGEVVDRVVLCSDKNNNMCIKFIIRHNRRPELGDKFSSRHGQKGVCGTIVQQEDFPFSEKGICPDLIMNPHGFPSRMTVGKMIELLGGKAGVSCGKFHYGSAFGERSGHADKVETISETLVKHGFNYSGKDFIYSGITGCPLQAYIFMGPIYYQKLKHMVLDKMHARGNGPRVMLTRQPTEGKARNGGLRVGEMERDCLIAYGASMLIYERLMLSSDPFEVQVCRECGLLGYYNHKLKTGICSSCKNGDKISTMKLPYACKLLIQELQSMNIVPRLKLAEA, from the exons ATGGTTCTCAATCAGGAAGAACTGCAACAACTGCCAGATGACAATTCTCAAAA TTCTGCCATGGGGAACCAATTGCCAAATTGCCCTATCAACAATGCTGGAACCATCAACAAGCAATTACTAACTGCTCCAATCAAATCCGCTACCGATAAGTTTCAGCTTCTTCCTGAGTTCCTCAAG ATTCGCGGATTGGTGAAGCAACATTTGGATTCCTACAATTATTTCATAGAAACCGAGATGCAGAAAATTCTCGATGCTAACAATATCATTCGGATGACTAAGTTCCCGCATATCTACATCAG gtttttgaaaattagaattggTAAACCTTCAGTATCAGTAGATACTGCTGTCGAGAATATTACTCCACAGACATGCCGCTTGACTGACCAAAC GTATGCGGCTCCAATAAATGTTGATATTGAGTACGTGACGAGTCATGATGCAGCAGACAAACGAAGAAAG AATAATTTTTGTATTGGAAGAATGCCTATTATGTTGAGGAGTCATTCTTGTGTCCTGCATGGGAAAGACGAAGCTGAACTTGCAAGGCTTG GTGAATGCCCTCTTGATCCTGGTGGATATTTTGTAATCAAAGGGACTGAGAAG GTGATTTTAATACAAGAGCAGCTTTCAAAGAATAGAATAATTTTAGACACTGACAAGAAAGGAAA TATTAATGCATCTGTTACAGCCAGCACagacaaaataaaaactaaaacagtTATCGTGATGGAAAATGAGAAGATGTGGGTACAATTGAATGTGTTTCCTAAAAAG GTTCCTCTTATGGTGGTAATGAAAGGTATGGGGATGGAGAGTGATCAAGAAGTTATACAAATGATTGGAAGAGATCCACGATATAGTTTGTTGCTTATGCCATCAATTGAG GAATGCTCAAAAAATGGTGTATATACACAGCAACAAGCACTGGAGTACCTTGACTCAAAG GCAAAAAGTTCCACATATTCGAACAATCCATCTGAAAAG GAAGGAAGGGCATTTCGTATCCTGACAGATGTATTTCTGGCGCATGTGCCA GTGCATCAAAATAATTTTAGGGCAAAATGTATATATGCTGCTGTTATGATGAGACGCATGATGGATGCAATTCTGAATAAGGATGCAATGGATGACAAG GACTATGTGGGAAACAAGCGGTTGGAGTTATCTGGCCAGATAATATCTTTGCTTTTTGAG gatcttttcaAGACCATGATACTTGAAGTTAGAACACATATAGACAAACTGTTGGAAAAGGCAGACAAGGCTAAGCATTTTGACATTACTAAT TGCTTACAAGGAAAACCTACAATCACTAATGGATTGGAAAGGACTCTCTCCACTGGTAATTTTGATATTAAGAGGTTCAAAATGAAGAGGAAAGGAATGACACAG GTGTTGCAAAGATTATCATTTATAAGTGCTTTGGGGCAAATGACACGAGTTTCGCCACAATTTGAGAAGTCCAGGAAAGTAAGTGGACCAAGAGCTTTGCAGCCTAGCCAG TGGGGTATGCTTTGTCCTTGTGATACTCCTGAAGGAGaagcttgtgggttggtgaagaACTTGGCTTTGATGACTCATGTTACTACTGATGAAAAGGAGGCCCCCTTAATCTCTTTG TGTTACTCTTTGGGTGTTGAAGACATGGAGCAGCTCTCTGGTGAGGAGCTTCATGCACCAGATTCCTTTCTAGTTATTTTTAATGGTTTGATTCTTGGGAAGCATAGGAGGCCACAG CATTTTGCTACTGCAATGCGAAAGTTGAGGAGAGCTGGTAAAATGGGTGAGTTTGTGAGCATCTATGTCAATGAAAAGCAG CATTGTGTGTACATAGCTTCTGATGGTGGTAGAGTTTGTCGTCCCCTTGTTATTGCTGACAAGGGAATATCAAGAGTCAAAGATGATCATATGGAAGAGTTGAAG GATGGAATGCGCACATTTGATGATTTCTTAAGAGATGGATTGATTGAATATCTTGATGTCAACGAGGAAAACAATGCTTTG ATTGCTTTATATGAAGGAGATGCCACACCAGATACTACTCATATTGAGATTGAACCTTTCACCATTTTGGGAGTTTGTGCGGGACTAATTCCATATCCTCATCATAATCAGTCACCAAGGAACACGTATCAG TGTGCTATGGGGAAGCAAGCCATGGGAAATATAGCATACAACCAG CTATGCCGGATGGACACCTTGCTTTATTTGCTGGTTTATCCTCAGCGGCCTTTGCTGACAACAAAGTCAATTGAGCTG GTTGGATATGATAAGCTCGGAGCAGGTCAAAACGCTACGGTAGCTGTGATGAGTTACAGTGGTTATGATATAGAGGATGCCATTGTGATGAACAAGTCATCTCTTGATCGTGGCTTTGGTCGTTGTATTGTTATGAAAAA GTATACTGTCATCTGCCAGAAGTATGCCAATGGCACATCTGATCGAATACTTAGGCCCAATAGAGCTGATAGTTCATCACGtcagcag ATACTTGATGATGATGGACTTGCTGCACCAGGGGAAATTATTAAGCCAAATGACATCTATGTCAATAGGCAATCACCAATTGATACTAGAAGTAACATTATTGGGTCTGCAGCAAATTTGCCTGATAG TAAATATCGATCTTCTGCGCAATCGTTTAAGGGTCATGGAGGGGAAGTGGTTGACAGGGTGGTTCTTTGCTCGGACAAGAATAACAACATGTGTATCAAATTTATAATCCGTCACAATCGTAGGCCTGAG CTTGGTGATAAATTTAGTAGCAGACATGGTCAAAAGGGTGTTTGTGGAACAATTGTCCAGCAGGAAGATTTTCCATTTTCTGAGAAAGGCATTTGTCCTGATCTGATAATGAATCCTCATGGTTTCCCAAG tCGTATGACAGTTGGAAAGATGATTGAGCTTCTTGGAGGCAAGGCAGGGGTTTCATGTGGCAAGTTTCATTATGGAAGTGCTTTTGGAGAAAGAAGTGGTCATGCAGACAAGGTTGAAACTATAAG TGAGACACTAGTGAAGCATGGCTTCAATTACAGTGGAAAGGACTTCATTTATTCAG GTATCACAGGCTGCCCATTGCAAGCATATATATTTATGGGTCCAATTTACTATCAGAAGTTAAAACATATG GTGCTCGACAAGATGCATGCTCGAGGCAATGGCCCTCGCGTTATGCTTACTAGACAGCCTACAGAAGGGAAAGCTAGAAATGGAG GTCTACGTGTTGGAGAAATGGAGCGTGATTGCTTAATTGCATATGGTGCTAGTATGTTGATTTATGAGCGACTCATGTTATCTAGTGATCCTTTCGAAGTTCAG GTCTGCAGAGAATGCGGTTTGTTAGGATATTACAACCATAAGCTGAAAACTGGCATTTGTTCATCTTGTAAAAATGGAGATAAGATTTCTACCATGAAGCTACCATATGCATGCAAGCTCTTGATTCAG GAACTCCAATCAATGAATATTGTTCCTCGCTTGAAATTGGCAGAAGCGTAA